CTTGtagatatataaataatttctcatttgttttattttgtgcgATTATATTTTCCTTATTGAAATCGAATTTTGagcacatatatgtctaactcaatcgattgtaaACCGAATTACTTCTCGTTGGTGATGGACATTTTTTTATAACGAGATTATGCTAGATTTTTGCCTCCACAGAGGGACGGACCCTAAGATTCACTGAGTGGAGGCATTATTTGAGAACTAGAatagattttaaaaattatgggAGCAAAGGTGTTAATTGgagaatttaattattattttaaattccATGGATATTGGAGAAGTGTCAACCCCAGTTCTTAAATGCAGCGGTACAAATTCATTGAAAAAATTGGTGGAAAGTAGTAACAAAaggaattaaaatattattggaCTTTGACTAATTAAAAATTTATTGCTCAAGTCGACAACTGATTACAAGTTATTAAAATTCAACGGAAGccccttctttttttaaaaagccAATTTTAATATTAAGAATataaaattgattaattaaCTAGGTTGATACCTGTCCTATGCACGGTATGCATGAATTTGGAAAATATTTAAACGATCATTTTTATTAGGAAGACTTCTCTTGACTTAAACCTCCAATCGAATTGGGAGAATATGCAAACACCTAGTTTGGACCAAAATCTAAAGTTTTGGCTCTCCGTATATTCTTATGCGAGTGTGATTACTATTCAATCCACAATATTCCATTGTTTCGagttcaaaaaagaagaagaagaaaggtctCATTGACACTTGCCGCTTTCAAGTGCAATACATACTTGGGGGAGCTTGCACAATGGCGAGATAGTAATTTTGCCCGTAATGTATTAATGATTATTACTTAAAAAACAGTATCTTCTATATAACCATCATATTTGTAAGGGCTTTTCTTGATGTGTAGaatgtgtaaaaaaaaaaataaacgatATGATACATAGCAACCACATACTTAACATACTAAAAACTTAACAACATcgaaaatataataatataaataagtTAATGAAAAGACAAATTGAAATAAGTTGGCAACTAATATTCAAGTTTGTATTGCCCAAACTTTGCAATGTAGGCAATTTGAAACTATTGACATTCAATAAGACATCACATTACTATCAGTGATCCAACTAAGTAGGCATTCTTGAAGTGatcaaaattttccaaatcCACATCCTCAGCCATGGTCATTCTTGATGTGTGTATTTGCAGcatataaatacaaagaaaacaatAGTATATCCAACAATAGTACATCTGTACGCAGTTGATCTAGTCGATTCATATCCTTACCtggaaccaccaccaccaatagTATATCCAACAAAGCCGGTATAAATCAACCTTTCTACTTTCTATCTCCGTTCTCTGACAGATGTGAAAATGGAATTAAGGTCAATTATGGGCCTCTACACTACAAATAAGACTGCAATATTAAAGTGGGTTCGAGCTTGGTACTGTTGAATTTAATTATGTTAACCTGTATTGCAAAAGTGGCTCAACACTGTGGAGTGAGCCCAACCAGTAGCCATAAGAGGATTGGTGGTAATGAACACTCTTTGAGTTTTGGGCTTAGTGTACTTGCACTCCAACACTAAATAAGACCatgaatattatatttatactactattattattaataaatttatttatttaagatATGTGCAGTTcaatctttgaccatttgatcgaACCGGTTGAATCTTCAAAAACTATCGTCACGGGTCAGTTTTGATAACATTAGTCCAAAGCCTCTAACAAAGTTTGAGGACTTGGATTTCGTGTTCATTAACTTTCGTGAGTCGAGACTTATacgtataaaataataataaaaaaactctATTGTGAGTGGTATTGTATGTAGTCCATTATAGGTCATTAGATGAAACCCAAGCCCATCCAtttcaaaaaggaaaaagaagccCAAATCCATCAAATAATATTCATCACAATAGTTCCTGTACATACAATCATTTCATATATAACTGAAAAtacagagggaaaaaaaaaatgaggctAAAAATACAGAATGAAtatttgtagataaaataatacTTGAAATAGGAGCACACTCTGTGAacatgtaaaatatatattacttaTCATTGTCATTTTATTGACACCACATCAACATGTAATAggtgtgcatttttttttttttttgtaacatttAATATTCAAAACATATCTATATGAACACACAATATCACATAACATTTTATCTCAATTTACACACAAATAATACACTATGAGAGAAAGATAATATAGAAACATATGAGTTTTGCGGAGGCAATGATGATGAATACGAGATATGGATGTTGATATAGTTCAACCAAATATTAGATTAgtgatttaacaaaaaaaaattcctgcaAATTCATAAGTGAAGGATATAAACCACAAGAGAGATGGGGTGAATTGTGTCATCAAATCCCTATTAGAAATCCTCTttaataaaattgagaaacaaatgataaaaataaCAACAATATGCACTAGTCAACGTAATTAAAGCAATTTCACCAATTaataaaacaatttaaaatcGATGCAAACTTGACTATAGCTAACTTGTCTTGTatgtatcaatcaaacaaaaagatgAGTTCCTAATCATATAAAGCAATCACATATAATtatacaatatatattaaacaatgaacaatatagaacatataaaatcatattaaagcaatcaaacaaaactGTAAAAGAGTAGGGTTGAGAGAGATGTAAATcgtgatttatagtggttcggcaacttcatcaagtcctcctacgTCCACTCCCTAAGCAATTGCTTAAGAGTTCAATCCACTAAAGGTATGATTTTCACAAGATTGGTTGTCCTTCTTTCTATTTTAGGGTATCCCAAAATTAATCtcaattttcttcattaattaacaattttattattgtattCCAAAATTACCCTTGTTAATTTAATTATCCTTGTTTCAAGAAAAAAGTATCATCATAAATAAAGAcaaatttggaataacatgATTATTTGTGTGGTTGAATTACATTAAATCATGTCTCCTTaaaagttggattttcaaaggATGATAAACAAATTGGAACGGAATGAGTATTATTAAGCGCAAGACAATTTTTCTTGTCATGTTCTTGCCCTATTAATCCACCATCATGACAACACCTATTCTTCTTACCGTGGATAATGATTTTCCATTTGATTGTATCTAacttttctaaaaatttattcaaaatatGCCACATAAAAAGCCTATGCAAAATGTTTGGCAATAATCCAACTATAGCTTTACCCATTGCGTGATCTTGATCAAAGATAATCATTTTGATATTGGCATAGCTGACAACAACTGCTTCAAAAGTCACAAGAACTACTCAGTTGTTTCATCACCTAAGAATTCACATGCaaaattcctcaaaaaaaaaaaaagaattcacaTGCAAAAGAAGATAATTTGTACGTGATGGTCGACTCCGAAAAGGAAGTAAAAAACATATCATAATGTTTCGTATTATAAGTAATATAAAAAATTACTACATTCCCAAAAGTCTGAAATATCTTTCTGCATTCTACATCTGCCCATAAAATGTATCTAttccttttattattgttttctccttttgtttgagaatttcaaaatttgaagaattttttttattcggaAAATTAGGAACCCATAAAATGTTTCTcttccttttattattttttctccttttgtttgagaatttcaaaatttgaagaagATTAGGAACCCATAAAAAGtatcattcatttttttaaaaaaataatatcttttttatattttctccCACATATTTTTAAAGGTACTTgaccaaaaaagtaaaaaaaaaataaaaattagccGTCCAAAATACCATCACTCCGCTAACACATCAACACGTGTTCCCAACTGTTCTATCTTTTCGGTGACTTTCTGAATATCCACCGTCCGTCCTTGTCTCTACGTACGAGCCAAAAAAAGTAAGGACAAAGAGAATCTCTAGATTGACGTCGTTAGTCCTCGAACTTTTAAAAAGTAACGCCGTCACTTCTTCTCCGTTTCAACTTTTGAAATTCACCCCTAACCAGTAGGTTCGGTTAGAGAACGTCAGGCTCCGACGCCCAATCGGTTTATATAGGCCTATAGGGTGGCTCCCCAACCCTCAACACGCAGAACCTGCTAATCACGCTGCCGTTACTTTGCTTGAGAGTGTTCCAGCATCTGGGGTTTTGGATCGGATTTTTAGTACCCGAATAGAATGGCGGAGCATTCCGAAAACCCTATCGAGTCGATGATGGAGAAGATAAGCGAGAAGATCCACGATCACGACTCGTCGTCATCCTCGGACTCGGAGTCTGAGAAGCCGGCTTCTCCATCGTCTGTGAAAGCCAAGATTTACAGATTGTTTGGGAGGGAGAGACCTGTCCACAAAGTTCTCGGTGGAGGAGCGCGTGCGTACACCTCTTTCGTCCATTTCTCTATACTCtgtaccttttttttatatgagtCTCTGTTCTCTGTCTCTTGTTGAATATGTTATCGTTTATTGGAAATTTCTGAGTTGTTTGTTTGGAAGAACATCTATTGGTTTTTGCGATGAGAGAACGAATGCATGTGTATGACAGTGTGAGTTGCTTTaaaatgcattggaattgcttttGAAACTTGTCATTGATCTAATGCTTTTGGGATAggactatataatatttgtatttctgaAGTTCCATCGCGCAGTTTAGGCTTGTAATTACTGTTTGAGAAGTTCATATAATCTGAGAAAAAGTTGAGTTGAGTATTGAAATCCAAGTTGACAGTTAGAATAAAAGTAGCAACCTGTCGATTTTATGGTGAAATCCTTCTCTCTCAAAGAGGATTTTGATACTTCATATATTTCTAAAGGACAGTTTTTGTTTGCCTTTTCCGAGGTTGAttgagatattttttttatcttgtgaCAAATCATGTTTGTTATCTTTTCGCTCAACCTTAGTTTGCTAAGTTTCTTTGATAATTTGTTGCAGCTGCTGATGTGTTCTTGTGGAGGAACAAGAAGATCTCAGCCAGCATTCTTGGTGGAGCCACTGCAATATGGATCCTTTTTGAATTGATTGAATATCACCTGCTTACTCTAGTCTGCCACTCGCTGATCTTTTCGCTTGCAGCTTTGTTCTTGTGGTCCAATGCCCATACTTTTATCAAGAAGTAAGCTTTTGCATTTTCACATTCTCGGCCTCTTTTTTTTTAGCTCATGTTTCTGTTATTAGTAAAATTATTGTTAATGTCTTTGAATTTGTACAGTATCATGACCTAATAATTCTCTTTAAAGGACTCCTCCTCGCATTCCTGAAGTTCATCTTCCAGAGGAGCCATTCCTGCAGGTTGCTTCTTCATTGAGAGTTGAGTTCAATTGGGCTTTCGCAACTTTGCGGGACATTGTATCTGGAAAAGATTTGAAGAAGTTTCTCATTGTATGTTTACTATTGATGTTTATTCTTCTATGAAatgttttatttgatttttttatccCTCATATTTATCTGGTTGATGTTGactcttaagttgctagttttttttttagcttaTACTACGATGCGATGCCCTCTTACCGTGCTCCTGCTTTATTAGAATATCCCTAATTTGTAAGATGTTATGCATGCATTTCAGGTTATAGCTGCCTTATGGGTCCTTTCAGTTGTGGGAAGTTGGTGCAACTTCTTGACATTGTTTTACATCTGTAAGGACAATCCATAAAATTATGATGCCTTTTGTTTGATAAGTGATACAATATTATACTGATGGTTGATAATCTTTTCTGGGAAACAGCTTTTGTTTTGCTGCACACGGTACCTGTTCTGTATGAGAAGTATGAAGATAAGATCGATCCATTTGCAGAAAAGGCGATGAATGAGATCAAAAAGCAGTATGCAGTTTTTGATGTCAAGGTTCTAAGTAAGATTCCGAAAGTCCCGTTGAAATCAAAAACCACTTAGAGAGGATATGTAAGTTTTTCCCCCATAAGATAATTGGGTAATCGAGGGTTTCTGTAATTGGTGATATCTTCGAATAGCTATTTCTAGCGTCTTTGAATTTTATCAGAGCAAATTTGTTACAGTATGGGTTTAATTCAATACTAGGTTTCATTTTTAGCGTTGGTTGTCGGCTTGGAGAATAGATGGTGGTTGTCACTAAATATCGAACATAATTTTTTGTGGGGATTTTCATTATAAGCATTGATTGTCTGCTTGGAGAATATAGATGCTcctaatattttatttcaattttttgtgggGAGGATGCCGGTTGGCGAGTACTAGTGATTTTTTGTGTCTAAAAATTTCTCAGATGCTGGTAATGCTCTGTAATATGTTAACCTCTCATTCTTTCAGCAAACAACTGCAATTGTACATTTTGCTTGCCATGTAGCATCGATATAACAGCCTTGACATTGATATTTGTTCTATAAAGAGGTCATCTTAAGTGGAATGAAGGGTTATCAACGTAAGTAACATGTTAATAATGGTAATagcatgtctcaaatttcttgaGAACTGAAAGGGTAATGCAAGGGTGACTAGAAAGGCATTTATTCCTTAGATTGGGCTTTGAAACTAACAGAACAGATTCGACCCTTGTTATGGAATTCTATTACATTTTCCTATGCCTTGCaaaactcctctctctctcatagaATTGATCCTGCTTACCTTTTGGTATCAGTTCAATTCAAGTTCATTCTTGAAAATCTGGACCAACACCATACAAATTTCCGGAAGCTAGGATTTCGTGGAAGGAGCGATTGTGAATTACAGACCAGTCGAGAGAGAGTTCTATGGCAGAACACAAATGGTGCAAGTGGCAAAACAGCAAAAGGGGACGTTCCCCTTAACTCACAATCTGCAAATTACGTATTTTCaaagtaggttttttttttttttttgcaccaGAACTGAAGTGCATACGTACAAAATTTTATGTACAGTCACTCTTTTACTTACTGTGAATCTAGTTGTAAGAATCAAGCCAAGCATGACCTGAGTCAACTTCGTTAAACACAGCAGCCCGCTGAACGGAGCATAAGCATATGAACAATGATGTAAGCTACAACAGTTATTCACTATAGTCGTAATGCGTATTATGTACCAAAACTGAACTTTAGCTCCACTTACACGGCCTTGATAGCTCTTTCTCTTTAGTTCAGCCACTATCATTTCTCCATGAGGACTTGGACTTGGACTTCGACTCGGACGAAATTTCAAAGAAAGTTGGCTGAGGAGTTGAGGGGCAACCCATAGATTGAATTGGTACATCCACTGCCAACACTCGGAACTTAGGGGGAGAATTGACAGCAATGTTGTCAACCCGGTGCTCAAAGATCTTCCCATTCCGGTCAAGTTTGTACTCGAAAGTGCCATCAAATCGACCACGACTCTCCCATGGGACTCGTGGGATGCCATGGACAATCCAGCGAACCATTATGATGTTCTCTGCAGGCTGTCACACACTTATGAGGCCAACCCACAAAGCCCTGAAAAATATCCTGCCATAGAATCGGAGTCCCCAAAAGATTGATTTATAGTGATCAAGTCCGGCAAAGGTATTAATTGGATCTCTAAATACAATGTCGTCCCTGTACAAAATAGAAagataatatcaaaataatCTCATGCATATAGATTTGACATATTGGAGCACATGATTCTACAAGAGACTTGCCAAATAGCTAATTAAATTGTTTGATATCAAACAAGATTACAAGCCCAATACTTTACGTAACACCGAAAGACAATAGCTGATGATAACATGCATGGCAGATAGAAGAAAACCATACAGAATAATCTCGACATAATACTCATGTTTCTCAACCAGACTTTTCAGTGCAAGACAACACTATAAATCATTTATGGAGCAAAGCTATAGAAACAATTGCAAACCGTATAAATAGAAACTCAAGCAACACAGTCAAACTATACACTACAAACtgtttaatatatacatatatatatatatatatatatatataaaactcaAACAAACACATTGATCTAAGTAACACTGTAAAATATTAAATGGAAGATGAACTATTCAGTACTCTAATCTGCATGCTAAAAATTGCGCTCTCTTCTAATGTCTGGAACCCTTACTGCTCCAGCTGTCCACAGGAAATCATGGAAGACTACTTAACACTAGAGATACATTTATGCTCCTGCACCAATGCTGATAGTATTTGCTTCATTAATGATATGACGAGCATGTTTCATCTTTATAAACAATATTCAATCGTGGCCATAGACGGTTTACACTTTCATTTCACCATGTTTAGAACTCAATATGTAAATAAGATTATCATGGATAGTTATAAGCATGCAACAAAGGTTCCTAATAATATGATACAACAAACGATACATGTTTTCCGATAGCTTTGCCAGTGTCAAATCAAAGTTAAGACACCATACTGTTGTAGAGAAACAGATTAAAATAAAATGGAGCCTAAATTTCAAGCTTATGGATTCCATGGCCAACAACTAATATAGACACTAGATTCAACGTTTAAGTTGATATAATTCAAACCAACCTTATTCCACCCGGTAAAGTCAGTTCTTACACCAAAATTTTCAACAGCAAATAAGcaatattttcttaattaaaacAATCAGCAAGTAACCCAATTCATTTGCAGCAATAACAGAAGGAACAGATTCAATCAAGTCAAGTCATTAGAAGCTAATCAATCTAATTCGAACATAAAGCTTAAGAAATTTTCATTTCCTCCATAAAAAAAACGTAGATTTAAAACGAAAACAGAACAATAGAGATGAAAAGTTAAAAATCAAACCTGTAAATATCAAAACTGAGCTCCCTATAAAAGAGTGCTGGGAATTCCTCTCGCAGATTCCTAATCGCATAACCCAAATTCACATAATAATCCTGCTTCTCCTTTTCTGCCTTGCTCTGCCCCGACCCTCGCTTTACTGGAGCCGAAAATTGCCCGTACAAACTCCAATTTTGATTTAATGCTGAAACCTTAAGCTCGCCACCCTTGACAGAAACCCTGGCTCCAGAACCAAAACCGTCGGGTCTCCTCGATAAAGTGAGGCTCTTATGATTTCCAGGGTTACAACTACAGCAGATTTTGGCAGAGACGACGGAGACCTCTTGCAAAAGAACGGGAAAGGCCATTGAAAAGTGAAAATTCGTAGAATCCGATTGCTTACCAAGGATGAATCAAAGCAGAGTGAGACGAGAAAATGCCATTTCCACGAGAGATCCGAAGCTGACAATTTTTGTGGATGAAGCTGTTTGGGcatggaaaaaacaaaaaaatgttttttttttggataattggAATTATCgccttttgttttttgaaaatagAGAAATTGGAATTGAGGTTTAAACCTTGAAAATAAAGGGTTGTTACGTTGAAAGCCTTCTAGTCATCCGATTGCCCTAACCTTGAAAATAAAGACGGTCTCCGAAGGGTTTGGAGGGGGTAGAATACAAGACCCAATTGATAGATGATCTCTTATGTACAATATGATTATCGTTCAACTAATGACCCACTCATTTGTCAAGCTGGACTTACAAGGTGGTTATGCCACATCTCTTAATTTGCACCCATTCACTCCCTAGGATCATGGCCAATTATGGTACGAGTTGGTCAAAGTGCGTCTCTTACCAACTATGACTTGACACCTGTCATGCGTGGATTAACTTCTCACTATGGCCATTAGGAGTATTAGGTTGGTATTACAAGATgagaatgtcaaagtgaaggaTTCATTCAAGAATTTGAAACTGTCATTCACACTTCTGAATCTGTCATTATTCACACTTTTGCACAATCCTTTTCTAGTTGTCCACAATTGTTGCACCCAAAATATATTGGTTGATTGACCTCAAATATTCTTTTTCATACCTTTTTCCATAGTTATTCCTCTCTTGATTCTTACCCTTATGTGTTGTCTCCAATATCTTCAAGAATCATCCtacggtatttttttttctttttaaacggggaggggggattcgaaccctgatcaccGTAATAATAGTAATACACATCATCTTTATCACTCAAATTAGTGGCTCAGGTGTTAGTGTATCCTATTGTATTCTTGGAGCATGCTTATAACAATTAATAATTGTGTCATATTTCAATCATATTataggtaaaaaaaatatagaaaagtaTAAAACTTGAAAGACATTTTCGCAATAATCAATATTACAATATTTAACCGTTCAAAGTCTAAATGTGTTAGAATTAGGCAATATTCAACATTTTAAAACTAAATATTCATAAACAATATTCAACAACGAGAATAAGTTCAACAATCAATTTCATAACAAtatccatattttttttaacacctCTTAGTTCCTATGAACAAGAGACCTTTTAAAATGAGTTTTCAAGACAAAATTGATTCAAATAGCGAAAATGAGAATTCAGACTTTATCGCCAATGGTTTAGCATAGCCAAATTAATTCATATTTCCCAAAGAATAGTTTTAAAAGTGTCCTTAAGACTAACTTTATGTATCAAATCTAAGGCTCATACGGATTTATGGTGGTAAGTCATTATGTTGTTGATATTATTTTTACGAGCAATAATTTGAAGTGTTGAATGGCTTTTATCATCGTCATATGAGTTTTTACCCCAAAACTTTAGTCTCGGCTATATTAATCTAttaaaaaatcaatgaaaatccACTAAGTTTATTTGTTTTCGTCATTCAAGGTTACTAAACTGCAATTGGATCAAGAAGTAATTTAGCACAGAGACTAGCATTTATCATTCATACATCTTTTTAGGATTCAAAAATCCTACATTTATCTCTCATTTAATTTAATCGTTTGTCGTTCCCTTATCTACTCTTACTAAAATTACATttgatatattttgttttagtcctacttaatttaaatattttaaattctaAGCCTTACCTTTACATCTCGAATTTTTAAGTTAACTCTCAATATTGTCTCCTCCGTTATAACTATATCATCGACAAACAAAAAGAACGACTTCGAAGCTTTCATAACATTAGGAAACGACGAGAATATTGACCAAACCTAGATTGCTTTAaattcagacaagtaaatcggacaagatttttatgtttggacccGAACTCCTGGTTTTAAAACCGgacaaaaattttatatttagacccaaattttaaacatataacttatgttcaaacttagtttaatATGAGtcagacaaattcaatcattcgGATTGGACAGAGTTTTGCCGCCCACAATTTGAAGCATGCAGTGTGTGAGGCTTTTAGGCTGAAAAGATTTCGTTCTGGTCCACAACTATTGAGTTCATTTCATTTTCGTTGATCTAATCTGTTATGTTAAATAACTACACAGCGACATGACCACATCCCACCGACAATAGttagataaacaaaaaaaataaattttagtatTATCCAAATTTTGAAACAACTGTATGAtgctcttttttaaaaaaaataagagaaaataaatCCCACCAATTATAAAAGGTggctcgattgacaatcgattgagttagatATACGTATGTCAACATTTTTTCCTGCAGTATTTTAAGAAAACATCTTGACATTTTCCCATATTTGTAATATatatttctcaaacaaaaaagaaaaagaaaaattgataTTAATTAGTTGTAACGTGAATTAACTAATGTTAATTACTTTTCGGGCAGCTTAAACGGGCACTTTAAGGACAATCCCTCTAAAAACAAGCGATTTTTAGATTCTTTCTTATGCCGAATTTGTGGGTTGTAAGCAATTGCTCTGTCCTTCATCACCATTTCAATGAGATCACAGCAAACTCGTTTTCCTTCCAAATCTTTCGTTGGCAAATCCGTGAAAGATGTCTCCTTTGACCGTTTGACAGAACCGCATGAGCATTGAATCTCTCTCCACCGCACTAATCTCACAAGATCTTCAACGCAGTCACAGTCCACGCTGTAGTTTAGATGTCACCGTTTATTGTGGATAAAGTGAGCTGCTACTTCGCTGTCAATATCAAATTTATGGAACTGTAGATGGGTTCTCTGGAATCCGGGGTTTCATTGAAGAGAGACCATCCTCTTCGTTCCTCATCAGCTGGGAGGACTGATAGACTCAAACCCAGATCGAGATGGTCACGTTTCTTGCTCTTCAAGAAGCTGGACTACATCCTATTGATATGTGCAATGGGCGTTTGCATCTGctttttatttctgtttcaAATGTTTTTGCCTGGTTTGAAAGTGGAGAAGTCAGGAAGTTCATGGAGAGACGGCGGAATGGATTATGGGAATCTGATGGGTCTTAAGGAGATGGGCGGCTTAGATTTTGGAGAGGGTATTAGATTTGAGCCTTCCAAGATTTTGAATAAATTCCAAAAGGAAAATGAAGGGGTGAATCTGTCAAACAGGACACTGCAGCGTTTTGGATTAAGGAAACCACAGCTTGCATTGGTCAGTAATCAAAATTATTTTGGGGGTTCTTAGCTTGTAGTCAACAATGAGACTTGCATGTGGCTATTTCTTCTTGCATAAGAAGTTATGTTAATATTGCATTCAAAAGTTATGCTTATATTGCAATGCTTTCGTTAGTTCATGCATGGTTTAAGCTTCCCTATTCTATTTTTATTATCAAATTCATCGGAGGTGAAGTTTGTTCTTGGGATTTGGCTAATTTCAATGTCTCCTTGAAAGGTTTTTGCCAATTTATTGGTGGATCCACAACAATTGCTGATGGTGACTCTGGCAACCGCATTGCAGGAGATTGGCTACACAATTGAGGTAATTCGTTGATCTGTACATATCATTTTATtagttatttatatttttcacaTAAGAATATTGGGAATGCTGGAAAAAGTAATGTTTCTATGACTTCACTATGGAATATGGATGCCTTGTAATATCAATCTGCTCCAAACTGGGAGTGATGTAATATTTGGTTATTAATTAAGTCACTGTGTTAATATTATTCGTGTCATAACAATTTATTTGCATGTATGATGTATCTTGTGCAAGGGTGGACCATATCCTGTGAAACTTATTTGCATTCTCCCAAAACATTCATACAATGCCCCACTCTGAAAGTGGGGAGGGTGGGGAGGTGAGGAATCTTGGGAGGATAATTACTTTGAGTCATGAGTATCTCAAATTGTCGAGTTCTCATTCTATTGCCCTTTGCTCCACTAGGGGGAAACTTCCCCTTGTCTGGTCTAATCAATTATAGCAGGAAGAGAAGTTTATTAGACCCCTTTAGTTGCTACTTCCCGGAGTATGTTTATTATATTATCATTTCAACTGAGGATATTAGGTGTTTGCTTCAATTCCCACCCCCTCTGTGGTCTCTATGACCAGGCTAAATGGAATAATATTTGCTTTAGCTACTCCAAGATTTAACTATCCTAACTAACAAGCAGACCACATATTTGGAAGAGTCTTAAAGTTAAAATTAAACACCTTACAAAAATGTTCCTTTCGTTAACTCATAATATATCTGCATTTAGCAAGTGAAAGGATCAAGAAGAGACCTGGTTGACTACTTTAGCTCTccacaaaattttctttgttgTATTATACCATGAAACATGCAGTACACGTCATATATCTTGCTTATCTTCTAAGTGTGCACTAATGCTTGGCCACAAATATCTGGGATCCCATTAGAAGAAAGCTTTGAGCCTTACAGGCTCTAAAACAATCTGTTCTGTCAAATGACATACTGTGCATACATATGTTTTTAAATCAGGCCATCT
This sequence is a window from Tripterygium wilfordii isolate XIE 37 chromosome 8, ASM1340144v1, whole genome shotgun sequence. Protein-coding genes within it:
- the LOC120004421 gene encoding reticulon-like protein B5 — protein: MAEHSENPIESMMEKISEKIHDHDSSSSSDSESEKPASPSSVKAKIYRLFGRERPVHKVLGGGAPADVFLWRNKKISASILGGATAIWILFELIEYHLLTLVCHSLIFSLAALFLWSNAHTFIKKTPPRIPEVHLPEEPFLQVASSLRVEFNWAFATLRDIVSGKDLKKFLIVIAALWVLSVVGSWCNFLTLFYISFVLLHTVPVLYEKYEDKIDPFAEKAMNEIKKQYAVFDVKVLSKIPKVPLKSKTT